The following nucleotide sequence is from Oenanthe melanoleuca isolate GR-GAL-2019-014 chromosome 5, OMel1.0, whole genome shotgun sequence.
CTTGCTTGGGGACTGTCCAGGATTTAAGCCAAACACCCAACTTCCCAACTTTGCCCTTGGAGGAAGAAGAGGCTAGAAGGAGGAATTATTAGGAGGAAAGGAACAAAACTGCCTTTGGCTGTGATGTTCAAGTGAGGTTAAATCCTCGAGCAGCCTCTCCTCCTTGTTTGGTAATTCGAGCACTTGTTTGTGAGATAAGGGAAGGtgtcagctccagcagcatctgAACTCACACTCTGCTTTGTATGATTTCTGTGCCCTCTTCAGTTTGCTAATCAAAACAAGTTTCCACTGCGTGTTTCTTATCCCCAGAGGGTGGAACTATCCTCAGAAAATTAAAGCTCTCTTATCTCTTAATGTGTCATCACAACTAATAGCCTGGGGACTGTAAACAAGTTTAAATATCAAAACAATTTGGCTGGTGATTGTCTGTGATTATGGATTAAGAATACAAAATTTGTGCTCACTGATATTCAAGGTAGATTGAAAACAAGGAGCCATATCCTCAACTGATGTAAATGGAGGTGGCTGAGCTGAAGTGGGGGAGGAAGACTGCTTTGTACCAGCTGAGCATCTGATCCTGGGAGGTTTTCAGAAGTTCCCATTATTGTTTTTCAAGGTGCCAGATAATACctgacagcacagggctgatcaggaggagcacagagggcCCCTGGGAGAGCCTGGATGatcctgcccttctctgggctcccaggagctcaggctctgctggctgagCCCTCCTCTCACAGCCTCTTTGGGGAGTTCTTAAAGAATGACTTAGAGGAGAAACGATTTTATATTACAAAACTTTTTCAAGATCAATTCAAGGTGCCAGTGTATTCAAAAACTGTCAGATATGTCAGGGCAGGTGCTTTGTGAGGGATGTGCTTTGTATCTTTGATGTGACAAACATACTGCAGTAAATTCTCAAACATGCACTTGCTACTGCCTTTTCCAAAGCCCTGCCATCAAGCCATCACCTTTCAATCAGTCATGCTGAGTAAAGAGATGCAAAAAGATCTTTTGCTAGAAATGCTTTTCCTGGTTCATTGGATTTTTTGCAATGGCAGTGATGTTCTCCAGATTTGGGGAGATGGTAGTGGGTGTATTTCATAGCACAGCTGGATTTAAAACTTTTCATGTTAGTGTGTTCCTCTTTCAGGAATATTTGTGAGGCCACATTTTTGTAATGGACCATTTTCTGCTGTAGGCTGAATAACCTACTCTTCAAAGAATCCCACAGATGAAAAACTGAGGCAGAGAGAGAATAAGTGGATTTCCTGTAGATATATATGAAGTCAGCAGAAGTGCAAGAAGATGAATAGTGCAAGGAGTGTCCTAACCACTGAACTGTCCTTGTCTCCCATGTGCAGTGCAGAATACACAgaatatttatcttttaatgCATAGCTTTTTGGAATACATATCTTTTCAGAGGCTGATGTTAGGTTAACTATGAATCTTACAAAATGAAGTAGGAAAGACATTAATTTTGATGTGGCAGGAAAGTGCTTGCCTAATGAGGTAGTAATTAAATAAGAAGGATAGTTATTAAAAGAAATGGTAAATTTAGTATTCTCTAGCCCTCCTATCCCAGCAGTTCTACCCAGGACTTTCTGggtaaggaaaagaaatgtttctgtcaAGCATGAAGTAccaccagaaaaataaaaaaggaaaactgtgtcataagaataataaaaatattaaacaatgtcaaataaaagaaaatcaatttctAGAAGAGAATAAAGACTGAGAAAAGGTACCCAGAAAGCCAtatgacttttttattttcttaattggGGTAATTATACTAAAACTGACAGCAAGTATTTCCCCagtagcaaaaaaaccccacaaaccccagCCAGCAAACATACTGCTCTGAGCATGAGATCTGTGAAGGTTAAAGGCTTGAGTCTGCCATTAGGAGAGTGTACTCTTCTCCCAAGGTCAGTCCTTACATATGGAGAAGTAATTTTGATTCTGGTCTCCTCACAGTACAAAGTCAACGCTTACCTTGATTTCAACAGTGCTATATTTGGCAAAGTACTAATATAATTGTGTTTGGTCCCAGTCATGTCCTGTGTGAATGTTAAACTCCTCTTCACACCAAGCCAGTGTGTGCTCCCTCCTGTGGCTTAGGCACTGTATAAAACAGGGAGCAGTGCAGACCCACAGGAGCAATCCCTCCAGGGAAacctgtgctgccagtgcccacACTATGTCTGTTTTGGGGGTTTCACTTCACACCAGCTTTTGTCTGGATCCCTACTGCCATGGGCTGAAAGCACTTTTTTGGGTGTCATTTCATCCAAAAAGATGCAGTTTTTGCAGTCCCAGGATTCACCATAGCACGATCCAAATACAGCACAAAGAGACAACATCCAACAAATCACACTGTGCATCAACCCATGTGTAAACTCTCAACTGCTGATGCCCCCTTGTTGTTCATGTTCCAGCCATCAGCTTCTCTGTGCATATTTTGTCCCATCACACTGAGGACTTCTCCCTCAGTTAAGGACCCTTGGTGGGACAGAAATAACCTGGAAGTCTGATTCATGTCATCTGAATTGAAACCACCCACTATCTCCTTGCTAATAAGTACAACTTGCAAAGAGGTAAAATGGGATTGTTCAGTCTCAGATCAGAGACTCTGCAGCCCAAGGACCTCTGCCTTTCTTATTAGCCAGTAATGCCTGCAAGAGACTCCAATAATAAGGCAAAGATGTGGTGGTACTTCCCCAGAATAATTTCTTAGCTTACAAAAAATTCATAACTCAAGGATTTGCTAAGCCAGAGGCTTTGTCTTTATATCTAATAGCCTTTGATATGTCTCCTTCATTTGTGAATTATTTAGCTACTTTTTAGATTGATGTTAATTTTAGGATCTAGCATTTTCTGCAGGAGAGAATTTGATATTGACTTTGTGCTGCACCATTTATTAAGAAAAGAATGAGGATGTTAATAACAGGAGATCAGATGCTGTCTGAGCCCCCatgctgcctctgctcacaTTAATTCTGGAATCAGGGTTTCCTGGTGTGTGTGGTACAGGGTCACTGTACCAAAGTTAAGAGtgccagtggctgcagagcaaagccaccccagctggggctctgcaccACTCTCTGTGGGGTTTTTGATGTGAATGGGAAACTCTGCCCAAACCACAGGATGCAGATTCAAATTGTACCTTCTCTGGCTTTTTTTCAAGCCAGGAAAGCTTGACCTGCAAGATGCTTGGGTATGATCCTATTTCTAAGAATGCTGAATCAAGAGTGTTCAGCTCTTGTGGGAACCATCCAGAAAGAACTTCAATCTCCCCTCAAATCCTTGCATTCCAGACCTGGAATTTTATCAGGCTATATTTGCAATCCTATTTGATTTCTCAAATGAACAGTGAAATGCAAACAGTTGGCCAGAGAGAAAACCTCCCAGTTACTGAAGGGGAAAAGAACACAATATCCAAATGACTCATGGCTCTGTGGGTGAAGCAATGGCTGCATGTCACAGCCTGGGACGTGGGTTTGTCACAGCCTGGGATGTGGGTTTGTGGTGCCATGCCACATGGAGTGCACTCAGGTTGTGACTTTAGTGTAAATGGCTCTGGTAGGAACTCTGCTGTGATTTCCCAGAGACAAGCTGCTTGTTAGAATACCACTGACACACAGCAGGTGCAGCCAAACCCTCCTCTGGACACCAGCTGGGGCAAATACGACAAaacctttctgctgctggaagaggtgggtcctgcaggaggagctggagatggcTGTGGCTGAAGGAACTCTGGAGACAGAGTTTCTGAGGTCTGGAAGGGAATCTggagagggacagcaggagccatgtccctgtgcctgtgaagttctgctctcctggggcactgctgtCTGCTGTGGATACTCAGGTTTCTGACTCCCTTGTTATTTCTCCCTCTGATTCACTGGTTACAATAAGACAAAACACATAAATGCTAATGCAAGACTCCTTCAGAACTCAACTTCTGTCTAACTTGCCACTAATCACTTGTACGTGCTAGGAACCAAACACTTCTAGGAAGTTGCCAGAGTTACTCCCTGTCCTATTTATGAACAACTTGCAGATGTGACAAAATACAGGCTGTTTTGTCTGGCTCCTCAGTTCTCCCTCTGAGTCTCTCCATTGCAGGAGTTCCCACCTCTCCCAGTCCTTTCCATGCTGTCAGtactctggctgctgctctgtggctgagcagtgcaggagcagctcagaggagctgcaggtcagGGCTCTCTGGTGATGATACTTCAGGGGATGTGCTCACAGAGGTGCAGCCAGTTCCTGGGGAGCCCTCACCACCCTGAACattggcactgctgggaggtACTGGTTCTGCTCTGTGAGTCAGTGCAGGGAGGAATGAGGGTGCACTAAAGGACCAAATCAAATCCTTCTTTTAGGCAGGAGCTGTTGGggaacaacttttttttctgcatcctACCACTGccttctgctgcagaaatacGATGGGATATGGTTTGTAGCTTGGaagacagcagcagggctttgccTGAACCCAGACCTTGGGAGATCAGTTGGCACTGGGAGACCAGCCAacctttttcagttttctgggACACTCTGGTTTGCCCATGTTATTAAAATTTGCAGTGTTAGATAAGACATAGATAAGAATTTATCCATTTCTAATTTGAACAATCAGATGTTTACCCATGGTGGGAAGACCAAGGGAGCTTCTTTGTTTGTGGCTTCAGCTGTGTTGGGAGTCAGGGCTCATCCCACATTTGAAGAATCTTCTTTTTTTAGGCTGGGGCTGTTGCTTGGGAAATGGCTGTATTCTCCCTGCAGGCAGATCGATACATTTCAGCTCACTGCACTGCAAGTAACTTTTCATCCTACATTAAGAACgaggaaaataaaagccaagaTGGatgttattttggttttgcttttattttgaattatttattaagAAGTCACTGCTGTCTTCCTTCTCATTGGGAGACAAAATGCCTTTCtctttaatgatttttttcctagtgaaaAAGGAAGCAAGGTCTTCCCAATTTTATTGCCCTTTCTTGCTTCTATGGGGTTTCCACAGCATGGCAAGATGATCTCCTGCAGTCCCAGTCCAGGCAAAGTCCCCACTGATGCTGGAAATGTACCTCATGGTACATTTCTGCCCagttttataatatatatatatatatatagcagcTGAATTATGTGTGCTAGGAGTGATTGCTGGCATGTAAGCAGAGGGTTATAAGTGAACCACAGAATAGCTGAActacaattttatttattaaatagcTAATAGAAGTACTAATCCATTTCCAAGTGAATTATTAGTAAAATGTGTTATGGGGcaaaaattctgccttttgcTCTACTATTAATATGAGTTGCTATACTCCAACTAATAATCCGTTTTGATGTTTTTGCTCCTAAATGTAGGTTATTCTGAAGGGGAGGATAAAGAAACTGGCCACCAAGATGGTAATCACTAGTGGAAATGAAGAAGATAAAGGCAgtcaagaaaaggaaagcaaagaagaaacGATCTTGGCAATGCTTGGAATTATTGGGACAATTCTGAACCTCATTGTGATCATTTTTGTGTATATTTATACAACGTTGTAAACTAGAAGGCATGCAAATAGACCAGATAAAACGGCCATTAAGAGTGACAACAAACATTGCTGACTATTGACATGTTCTTTAATCAGAATTGACTCTGTATTATATTAACACATCATAAAAGCACTGCCTGAAGGCAGCGAAGACTGAAGCACAATTAATTTAACAAGACTTTTTCACACAGTAATAAGCTTAACTCTTCTCTCCTGCCCTCTctcttttggtttggttttcagttTGGAGGAGAATGACTGCAGTTATATAAGTTGTAGCTTTGAAGAAATTCACCAGGAATATGTTGTTTTGACAcgataaaaaaaaaaaaaaaggaaaataaaaaaaaaagaaaggaaaaaaaaaagaaaagaaagaagctgTACATAGAAATGTATGCTGTATACCCACAAAGATTGAACTCAAAGATAGCTTCATAGCCCAGATCACGTGTCTTTTAGGACAAAtggttttttctcttgcttcttACTTTTACTTACATTGAATCTGACAAGCTTTTTATTTAGAATGAACATATGGTGCaatcatgaaaaaaaacaattccATTGAACAAGGTCTGCCTAAACCTGATAAAATGTTGGGAGAAATACATTACATggctatttttcctttctcGTTTGCTTAACATCTGTGTCTGTTCATACCaatgtttataaatatatatttttaataaatgtgcTATATTTTTAGCATGAACCAAATATTTGGAGACACTTGTATTCATGCAGCTAAATTTTGTTTGATGAAGTGCCCCTTTTGACAGTGGATGTTGTCTTTCTTGGCAATTATACAGCAGTCTTGTTTGCAGCCCTCTCACTGAGGTCTGAAGCAAGCTCACATCATGCTCACATGCATGACTTGAAGTTGGAATGTCAGCTGAAAAGCATTGCTGCTTAATATGGGAAATAGCAAAACATTGTAAGGTGACCTTTGGAGACTGGTTGCAGAAAGAAGGCT
It contains:
- the TUNAR gene encoding protein TUNAR, which encodes MLCASHLFLMHCMVILKGRIKKLATKMVITSGNEEDKGSQEKESKEETILAMLGIIGTILNLIVIIFVYIYTTL